The following nucleotide sequence is from Halogeometricum borinquense DSM 11551.
GGCCCGTCGGCGCGGTATCGACGACGACGCGGTCGAATCGCGGGTCGTCGAGGTATGCGACGAGTTGCTGCATCGCCGCCGCCTCGTCAGCACCGGGCATCGAACCCGGACCCATCATATCGCCGAGAACGTCTTCCATCCCGCCCATATCCATCCCGAACGGATTCTGTCCATTCTGACCGCCGAACGGGTTATCGGTAGCCGTCTCATCGCCGAATCCGTCGTCTGTGTCGTCCTCGAAGGGGTTGTCGTCGGCGTCTAGGTCGACGGCGTCGAAGCCGCCAGTTCCCTCGTCGGAAGCGAACGGACCTTCGATGACCTCGTCGGGGTCAATTTCAGCGGCGTAGAGAGGGATGTCCTCGCGGACGCGGGAGGGGTCTGCGGGCACCTCGACACCGAGCGTATCCGACAGTGAGTGTGCAGGGTCCGTCGAGACGACGAGCGTTGCTGTCCCGGTAGCCGCCGACGAGAGCGCCGTCGCAGCCGCCATCGTCGTCTTGCCGACGCCACCTTTCCCGCCGTAGAGAACGTATTCCGGCGCGTCAACCCGGTCGGGGAGGTCCGTCTCGTCGGTCGTCCGCGCCTCCACGTCAACCGAGAGTTCCGTCGAGTCGTCGGGCGCGCCGTGGCCGTCGTGTGCGTCTTCCTCGTCGTCTTCGACGCGGTCAACGGGTTCGACGTCGATATTCGCCATAGCGGGACGCACGTAGTCACGACTTGTGTACTCGTCGGTCGCCGGACGCGGACGGCAAGTGCCGCGGCATACCTCCCACTCAGCCAAAGTAGTCCGCAAGGCGCGCCGCCGCCTCGTCGGCCCGCGGCGTCACCAGCGCAAAGCGGATCCAATCGTCGTACGCCTCGCCGAACCCCTCGCCGGGCATCCCCGCGACGCCCGCCTCGTCGATCAACTGCTCGACGTTCGACAGCGTGCCGGGGAAGTCGTCGAAGCGTGCCAGCACGTAGAACGCTCCTCTGGGGGTGGTGTAGTCGGCCCCAGCAGCGTCGAGGGCGTCAGTGAACGAGGTGATTCGGTCTCGAAGCATCTCGCGCGTCCCTTCGTAGTACTCCGCCGGTGTCTCTTCGAGCGCACGGAGGACGGCCGCTTGTCCGGGGCGGTTCGTGGCGACGTTCACCAGCATATGTCGCGTCTTCGCGGCGGGGACCAGTTCCTCGGGGAAGACCGCATACCCGATTCGGAAGCCCGTTATCGCCATCGACTTCGAATAGCCGGAAGTGACGATGACGCGGTCGGAATCGAGCGTGAGTGCGCTCTCGAAGTCACCAGAGAAGTCGAAGTGATCGTACACTTCATCCACAATGAGAAGAGCATCGTTCTCCGCGGCGACGTCGTGCAGCGCCTCGACGGTCTCGCGGTCGTACACTGCCCCGGTCGGGTTGTTCGGCGTATTGATCAGGATGGCCGCCGTCTCCGATGAGGCCGCGTCGCGCATCGCCGCCACATCGGGGGTCACCGCTTTCCAAAACTGGCACCGTCGTCGCCGTCCCGCCGAGCATCGTCGCCTTGCCGGGATAATACGGGTACACCGGGTCGGTGAGGAGAAACTCGTTTCCCGAATCGCGTTCCAGCGCTCGCGCCATGGCGAGGTAGTTCGCCTCGCCTGCACCGTTCGTCACGACGATGTGCGAAGAATCCACGTTCCGGCGGGTGGCGATTGTCTCGCGGAGTTCGCGCAAACCCTCGCTCGGCGGGTACTGGAACTCGTCTGCGTCGGCGTCAGCGTACTCGCGCAGACCGTCCCGCAGCGCCTCCGGCGGGTCCCAGTCGGGATTACCGGACACCATCCCGACGACATCTCTGTCGGCCCGCGCCGCATACTTCATCACCTGAAAGAACAGGGGTTCGTCGTAAGCGTCGTTGCCCATCTCGTCCGGAGACTCGGACGGGTGGGTGGTGGCTCTTTCGCCCCCGGCAGGCCGCCTTTTTGTCGTCGCCACCCCTCGACCCGACTATGCGAGAGTTCGCAACGGACCCACCAGTCGAAGCACGCGTCGGCAGCGCCCTCCGCGAGTCCGGAGAGACGCTCGCCGCGGCCGAGTCCTGCACAGGCGGCCTTATCGGGTCGTTTCTCACCGACGTTCCCGGGTCGTCAGATTACTTCGACCGCTCGGTCGTCACCTATTCGTACGACGCGAAACTGACCGAACTGGCCGTCTCGCGGGAGTCGCTGGACGAGCATGGAGCCGTCTCCGAACCCGTCGCCCGACAGATGGCGACCGGCGTCCGCGACACCGCTGGAACCGATTGGGCCGTGGCGACGACGGGTATCGCGGGGCCGGACGGCGGAACCGATGAAAAGCCCGTCGGAACGGTGTACATCGGTCTCGCCTACCGCGGCGAGTGGGGGACGCAGGAGTCGTACGCGACGGTCGAGCGGCACGAGTTCGATGGCGACCGGACGCAGATTAAAGAACAGATTGCCCGGCAGGCGCTGGAGACGGTACTGGACGCGGTCGAATCGCGGAGCGTCTGACGGATGGCAGACGATTCTCCGCAGGGCACAACGTTTGTGTTCGCCGCGTTCGGACAGTCACGCCATGAATAAAGAAGGGCACGTCCTGAACGGTGCGCTGTTAGCGCTCGGACTGGGCCTGATCCTCGCGGTAGACCCGACAGCGGGGCCACTTATCACGGAGTCGTCGTCGGCCCTCGCGCTCGAAGCGGGCAGGAGAGTCGTAGAACTGTCACTGCCGGTCATTCTCGGCGCGTTGTTCCCCGACGTGGACACCGCGTTCGGCAAACACCGGAAGACGCTCCACAATCTCCCCGTACTGGCGATCTTCCTCGCCTTCCCCCCGATTTTCGGCAATCTCCAGTACGTCTGGGTGGGTGTGGCGACGCACTACGTCCTCGATATGGTTGGGTCGAAGCGCGGCATCGCGCTGTTTTACCCGCTCTCCTCGCAGGAGTACGACCTGCCGACGGGCGTTGCAACGTCCAGCAAATGGGCCAATCCTGTTACGTTCGTCGTGACGGCGGTAGAACTCATCGTTCTCGGCGCTGTCCACTACTACGTGTTCGCCCTCGACACGACGTTCTCGGAGGCTGCCACGCTCCTCGGTCTGTTCTGAACCCGTCAGAACGTCTCCGAGAAAGAGAAACAATTAGTTTATTGACATAATATCAGAGATCAGTTTGATTTTCGACACCGCTCTCGCTGTGACGTCTCCGCCCATCGCTGGAATTGTGCCCCTGTTTCCAAACCTTCCCGGTGGGCCAGAACTACTGTTTATCAGCCTCTTGTTCGCCGTCGGTCCCGGTCTATTCGTCTAACGACTCGACAGAAAACACCGTGGAGAACCGACTGCTGTGGACAGGGGCAACGTTGGCCGCCGGACTAGTGGCGAATATCGTCGGCAGCGGCGTTGTCCTGCTCCTGTACCTCGTGGAGACGCGCTGAGAAGCCGTGTGACTGGCGGGCGTTGAGACGCGAGTCGAAGAAGTGGAAACGAAAACGGAGGCGTCAGTACTCCCGTACGTCGTCGAAGTCGCCGTCGTAGGCGATATGGCCGGGATGAGTCGGCTCCATCCCCGAAAGGAACAGTCGGTCCAATTTTCCCCACGAGTTCTCGAAGCCGAGATGCGCGAACTCTATCGCAGAGCGCAGTCGGTGGCCGATGCCCGAACGGTGCATCACGCGCCGGGGTGCGCCCTCACGCAGGGCCGCCACGAGGTCTTCGGCCGACTCGATTTCTCTGTCGAATTCCGTCCACGCCTCACCGATGCTGCCGCGGAGATGCGCGTACGAAGATCCGAACCCGGGAATATCGAACTCGGCCGAGAACTCGCGGCCCGGTCGGTTCTGACCGGCGAACAGTTTCCCGTTGTACGTCTCAATCGCATGTATCTCGTCGGCGTGAGCGCGGACCGCTTCTCGGCCGAGACTTACGTTGAGAAAGTCGGGATGAGGGACGAGAACGGCGGCTTCCTGCCGAGCGAAAGTGGCGAACGCCGCCTCCATCGTGATGAAGTCCGGGATGGGATCAGTGAGACCGATGGCGAGGAGGTGCCGCCGTTGCCGCCATGTGCCTGTGAACACCTCCCGTGCGGGGACGACCAACAACTCGTCGTCGGAAAACTCGGCTGCCTTCGCGCGAATATCGGGCAGGCGTTCGAAATGCGGCGCATACACTAACACGTCGATACCGCGGGCTTTCGCCCGAGACACGACGCGCTCGTCCAGAATCTTCACGTGCATATCGACGCGAGTGGACGGAGAGAGAGACGCAGACGTGGCGGTCACGTCTGTCGATGAGATGGCAGCGTGGTTAGTCATTACTATTTTCCGAGCGATTGTGGGGGGAGTCAGCACGCCGAGAGGTTCGCTGGGTCTGCGGAACGGTTTAGTTCCCGGTAACCGTCTCCGCCAGTATGTCCCTGTGGAAGTGCGGCGTCGCTGGATGTGATGGGCGGTTCGAGGAGGTGGAGGACGCCATCATCCACCAGACGGTGGAACACGAGCGTCACGAGTGTAAGGTGTGCGGCACCATCGTCCCCGAGGGCTACTTCGCTATTCGCCACGCGTTCGAAGAACACTCGCGCGCCGAGTTCGTCCGCGCGTACGATGCGAACTCCTCCGACGTACGCGAACGAGAACGAGTGAAAAGCGACGTCGAATCGGAAGCGGACCTCCAGACTGTCGTCGAGACGCTGAAAGAACAAGGCGCGCTGTAATTTCTCCAGCAACGGCGCTCAGCGTGTCGAGCGACGAGAACGAGAGAGAATCGGGTCCGGGGGCGCGCAGTCTCCATTTTGTTCACGGCCCCACCGCTCGCTGATTCGAAGAACGCGCTTAGCGCTCGTCGGAGTCCAGCACGCGAATCTGGTCTCCGCGCACGGTAACCGGAATCGGAACCGTCGCCTCGTACAGTTCGACGGTGACCTGGTCTTTCGTTTCGTCGATACGCTGAACGCGTGCTTTCTCGCCTTTGAACGGCCCGGCGACGAGTTCGACGATGTCTCCTTCTGCAATCCCTTCCACGTCCGGCGTCGGCGAGAGGAAGTGCTCCACCTCGGCCATACTAGAGGTTGCTTGACCGTCGCCGACGAGGCCACGGGCGTGCGGAATCTCCTCTAAGACGCGGTTGATGACCGCGTTGTTGTCCGCCTCCACCATCACGTAACTCGTCAGCGAGTCAGGTGCGAGGACGGCGTGAATCTCCGCTTCTTCACGAGTTGCGATCATGTCGGCGACAGTCTGCTCCTGTCGCGCGGTCGTCTTTACGGCGAAGATGGGCACCTCAGACACCCCCGGGGAGGAAGCTCATGAGGGCGAAGATGACGAACCCCATGAAGCCGATAAGGAAGATGCCAGCACCGGCGATGAGACCGATCTGGGAGAACTCATCCCAGGAAGGGGTGCTCGCCTTTTTCAGCACCCGCACGTAACTGTTCAGGTCGTACTTGACGTCCATGTTAGCCGTGGCTAGTACGTCGGGCTTTTTCTATCTATTGATGCAATCGGGCTAGAGTGCGCCACGAGAGACCGTCACAGGCGCAACGCTCAGCGTAAATCGATCTCGTCCGCAAACGCTGGCATGGCGGCGCGAACGAGGACAGAGCAGCGAGAAATCGAAACCGACGGCGCTATTCGACGTAGTCGATGTCTTGGCCCTGCTGGGGCGCTTGGGGTTGTCGCGCGGGTTCGCCCTCGCCGCCGTCGCTCCGACCGTAGATCTGCGGCGATTCGACGCCGGTGACGACGATCATCGTCCGCATCGTGCCGTCGAGTTCCTCGTCCACGGAGGTACCCCAGATGATGCGTGCGTCGGGGTCGATGCGGTCGTAAATCTCCTCGACGACGCCCTCGGCCTCCTCGATGCTCATGTCCGAGCCACCAGTGACGTTCACGAGCGCGGAGTTGGCACCGGAGATGTCCACGTCGAGAAGCGGCGACCGGAGGGCGCTCTTGACGGAGTCTTGCGCCTTCGAGTCGGAGTCGGACTCGCCGAGACCGATCATGGCGACGCCGCCGCGTTCCATGACCGTCTTCACGTCGGCGAAGTCGAGGTTGACGAGACCGGGCTTCGTGATGAGTTCAGTGATGCCCTTCACGGAGCGCATCAGCACTTCGTCGGACACCTTGAACGCCTGCCGGACGGGGAGTTTGCCGACCGCGTCGAGGAGTCTGTCGTTCGGGACGACGATGACCGTGTCGGCCACGTCGCGGAGTCGTTCGAGACCTGCTTCGGCGTTCGTACGGCGAACTTCGCCCTCGGCCGTGAACGGGGTCGTCACGATAGCGATGGTGAGCGCACCGCACTCGCGGGCCGCTTTGGCGACAACTGGCGCGGATCCGGTACCCGTCCCGCCGCCGAGACCCGCAGTGACGAACACCATGTCGGAGCCTTCGATAGCGTCGTAAATCTCTTCCTGCGATTCGAGGGCGGCTTCCTCGCCTACCTGGGGAAGCGACCCGGCACCCCGACCTTGGGTCTTCTGCTCGCCCATGAGAATCTTCGTGTCGGCGTCAATCTCGACGAGGTGCTGAACGTCGGTGTTGGCGGCGACCAACTTCGCACCCTTGATTCCCTCTTCGTGCATTCGGTTGACGGTGTTTCCACCCGCACCGCCGCAGCCGACGACCGTAATGTCAGTTTGGAGGTCCTGCAGGACGTTTTTCAGTTCCTCGTCGGTCATCGTGCCGCTTCTTCGAATCTGTTCGCTGTCGTTCTCGAGCCCGCCGACGGTCCTCCCATCCCCCGTCTCCTCGGCCTCGTCTATTGCATCGTCGACGATAGAGTCCATTTATGAGCGTCCTTACCGAATGGAGCCTAATTATCTTTCCCCCTCGCGTCGGACGCGTGTCGGACGCTCACACGGGAATTTAGGTATGTATTAACGATCCAGCAGGTATGTGGAACCTCAGTACACGATCAGACACACATGTATTCGGCCGAAGCGGCGAGAGATATCCGGGAAATTAGATCTTAAACACCAACGCAACTAGATCTTAAACGCGACAGTCTCCTCAGAACGAACGTCGGCGGGCATCACTTCACGGCCGTCAACGGTCACAGACTGACCGGCCGAGAGCTTCCCGAACGCGGGACCTTCAGGAACACCTAGCTCCGCGGCCGCCGCGGCGTCGAACGACTCTCGGGTGGCGACGACCGCAGTCTGTTTGTGCCGTACATCGTCGTACTTCTTACGGAGAACCGACGCGAGAGCGTCTACGAGTTCGTTGTATCGGTCTTCGTGCGTCAGTGCCGCGCGGCCTGCCGCTTTCGTCCCGCCTTCTCTCGTCTCGTACGCGACGGCGTTCTCGTGAACCGCCGTCCGCGCCGCGTCACGGTCGATTCCCGCCGCCTCGGACAGGAGGTCGTCCGGCAGGGAAACGATTGTGTAGTCGTCGCTGTCGCCGGCATCGGCGTCAGCGTCGGCACCGAGTCGAAGCCCCGCTTCGACGGACGAGAGATCAGCTTCGAGCGTCTCCAGCCGTTCTAGTGAGACACCGTCGCTCTCTGTGACCCACGTCTCCGAGACGACGCGGTATCCGAGCGATTCAACCACTTCGACTAGTTCCGGTCTGTCTCCCTCGATAACGGCGTACTCGGCCGCCGAAGCCTCGAACGCGCGGCGAATCACGTCACGGTTCTCCGCGGGTGACCCCATCGCATCGAGGGGCCACTCCGCGCCGATGTGTCCGACCGCCCAGTCCGTCTCGCGCACGATGCGCTCGAATCGCGGCGCGTAGTGGCCGCCACCGAATCCGACGAGGTGGCGCTCTCGGTCGGCGGTGACGCCCGACAAGTCGAGAACGGACTGAGCGACAGCACGAGCACCAGCGGGGTCTTCCCACTCGTCCTCACCGCTCCCGAGTTCGACGAACATCGCGGGCGCGCCGGGGTCGGTGGGACCGTGGTGCGTACACTCGACGCCCACGTCGTACGCGTCCGGTGCGTGGCGGTCGAACGCCTCCACGACGGCTTTCTGTGCGTTCGGGCAACTCCGGGCGAACGCACCCGAGTCGCCGCCGTACTCGGCGGGGCCGAAATTCCCCGTGAAGTGAGCGGTTAGAAGAGGCCCGGTCTCACCGGAGTGTCGGGAGACGAACGCGATGAACTCGGGTGACTCCGAGAACGCGTCTGCGACGCGTTCCAGTTCGAGATGCCACCCGTCGAACTCGCGGAGTTCGAACTCGCCGTGACGGTAGTACGTTCCGCCACCCGCCTCGTCCGGACGGGAGTCGTCGGTCTGTTCGACCCAGTCTGCAAGCTCTAACAGTCGCTCTCCGATGTGGACCGATGCGTTGTCTGCGCGGCTGACGACGACGGCAATCACGAGAAAAAGTGGCCGTTCGACGGGCTAAAACGCGTCGAAGGCGGTTAGTCCGCGCCGCCGGGTTCGGGCGTCGGTTCGCCACGGACGTTTCTGACCGTCAGACTGGCGAGACGCTTCAGATCCTCGCGACGCTTGACGAGGAGGACAACGCCGATGAGGAGGTAGATTGCAGTGTACGCCAGCAGAAGGTTGATCGAATGGCTCTCGGCCACCGCTTCGGGGAACGTCCGGATGATGGCGAACTCAACGACGACCTGCGAGACGAACAGAACCAACAGTGTCACCGCCTCGCGCACGTCGATCTGGAAGTTCACGAGAACGGTCAGCGCGAAGAAGCTCTGTGCCGCGGTGAGCCAAATTTCGGCCTCTTGCTTGAGGTCGAACGGAAGCTTCCCGTACTGTCCGAGTGAGATGCTGTACACGACGACTAGCGTCCCGATGAGGAGCGTCCACTGATTCAGTTTCGAGGAAATGAGGGCGTTGAACGCGGCCGTCGAACGCGCCTTGTTCACGAGGTAGGCCGTCACGATGAGTTCGGGACTTTCCGAGGCCAGCGGGGCAATCCACTGGATCATGAAGAACTCGGGGATACCGAACTGCAGGCCGAGTTCCTCCAATCCGTGCGCGAACGGCTCGACCGCAGTGAAGATGAGGAACGCAGAGTACGCGAACAAGCCGAGGACAGAGGCGAAACGGGCAACTTTCGGTTTCGCTTGGAAGTACGCCGG
It contains:
- a CDS encoding ArsA family ATPase, yielding MANIDVEPVDRVEDDEEDAHDGHGAPDDSTELSVDVEARTTDETDLPDRVDAPEYVLYGGKGGVGKTTMAAATALSSAATGTATLVVSTDPAHSLSDTLGVEVPADPSRVREDIPLYAAEIDPDEVIEGPFASDEGTGGFDAVDLDADDNPFEDDTDDGFGDETATDNPFGGQNGQNPFGMDMGGMEDVLGDMMGPGSMPGADEAAAMQQLVAYLDDPRFDRVVVDTAPTGHTLRLLELPELMDSMLGRIARMRQKFSGMMDNIKGMFGAGNPNQAGMGDLDELRERIERLRAVLRDPQQTDFRVVMIPEEMSVVESKRLIDRLDGYGIPVQTLVVNRVMENLADVTTTPVDSEWVVSPNLDECEFCQRRWTVQQNALQRATDLFRGRNVKRVPLLADEVSGEDALRVVAACLA
- a CDS encoding CinA family protein — its product is MREFATDPPVEARVGSALRESGETLAAAESCTGGLIGSFLTDVPGSSDYFDRSVVTYSYDAKLTELAVSRESLDEHGAVSEPVARQMATGVRDTAGTDWAVATTGIAGPDGGTDEKPVGTVYIGLAYRGEWGTQESYATVERHEFDGDRTQIKEQIARQALETVLDAVESRSV
- a CDS encoding metal-dependent hydrolase, which translates into the protein MNKEGHVLNGALLALGLGLILAVDPTAGPLITESSSALALEAGRRVVELSLPVILGALFPDVDTAFGKHRKTLHNLPVLAIFLAFPPIFGNLQYVWVGVATHYVLDMVGSKRGIALFYPLSSQEYDLPTGVATSSKWANPVTFVVTAVELIVLGAVHYYVFALDTTFSEAATLLGLF
- a CDS encoding PHP-associated domain-containing protein → MHVKILDERVVSRAKARGIDVLVYAPHFERLPDIRAKAAEFSDDELLVVPAREVFTGTWRQRRHLLAIGLTDPIPDFITMEAAFATFARQEAAVLVPHPDFLNVSLGREAVRAHADEIHAIETYNGKLFAGQNRPGREFSAEFDIPGFGSSYAHLRGSIGEAWTEFDREIESAEDLVAALREGAPRRVMHRSGIGHRLRSAIEFAHLGFENSWGKLDRLFLSGMEPTHPGHIAYDGDFDDVREY
- a CDS encoding DUF7565 family protein, which encodes MSLWKCGVAGCDGRFEEVEDAIIHQTVEHERHECKVCGTIVPEGYFAIRHAFEEHSRAEFVRAYDANSSDVRERERVKSDVESEADLQTVVETLKEQGAL
- a CDS encoding transcription elongation factor Spt5, coding for MPIFAVKTTARQEQTVADMIATREEAEIHAVLAPDSLTSYVMVEADNNAVINRVLEEIPHARGLVGDGQATSSMAEVEHFLSPTPDVEGIAEGDIVELVAGPFKGEKARVQRIDETKDQVTVELYEATVPIPVTVRGDQIRVLDSDER
- a CDS encoding protein translocase SEC61 complex subunit gamma, producing the protein MDVKYDLNSYVRVLKKASTPSWDEFSQIGLIAGAGIFLIGFMGFVIFALMSFLPGGV
- the ftsZ gene encoding cell division protein FtsZ; amino-acid sequence: MDSIVDDAIDEAEETGDGRTVGGLENDSEQIRRSGTMTDEELKNVLQDLQTDITVVGCGGAGGNTVNRMHEEGIKGAKLVAANTDVQHLVEIDADTKILMGEQKTQGRGAGSLPQVGEEAALESQEEIYDAIEGSDMVFVTAGLGGGTGTGSAPVVAKAARECGALTIAIVTTPFTAEGEVRRTNAEAGLERLRDVADTVIVVPNDRLLDAVGKLPVRQAFKVSDEVLMRSVKGITELITKPGLVNLDFADVKTVMERGGVAMIGLGESDSDSKAQDSVKSALRSPLLDVDISGANSALVNVTGGSDMSIEEAEGVVEEIYDRIDPDARIIWGTSVDEELDGTMRTMIVVTGVESPQIYGRSDGGEGEPARQPQAPQQGQDIDYVE
- a CDS encoding D-aminoacyl-tRNA deacylase, whose product is MIAVVVSRADNASVHIGERLLELADWVEQTDDSRPDEAGGGTYYRHGEFELREFDGWHLELERVADAFSESPEFIAFVSRHSGETGPLLTAHFTGNFGPAEYGGDSGAFARSCPNAQKAVVEAFDRHAPDAYDVGVECTHHGPTDPGAPAMFVELGSGEDEWEDPAGARAVAQSVLDLSGVTADRERHLVGFGGGHYAPRFERIVRETDWAVGHIGAEWPLDAMGSPAENRDVIRRAFEASAAEYAVIEGDRPELVEVVESLGYRVVSETWVTESDGVSLERLETLEADLSSVEAGLRLGADADADAGDSDDYTIVSLPDDLLSEAAGIDRDAARTAVHENAVAYETREGGTKAAGRAALTHEDRYNELVDALASVLRKKYDDVRHKQTAVVATRESFDAAAAAELGVPEGPAFGKLSAGQSVTVDGREVMPADVRSEETVAFKI
- a CDS encoding sodium:calcium antiporter: MSSRFSHPLTAVAIAVVVTLPWVAAWVTGAASGLGHLGTVVVSGLAVLGASFLLAWGAETAEKDVPRAFALAVLAVLAVAPEYAVDALYAWQAATDPSKANLAVANMTGANRILIGLGWSGIALFSIFKAIRGRDDTSVVNRDGYLRDAVTLDPSISTEILFLFIATVYAFFVPIGAGIDWVDTVVLVGLYVTYIAIIIRGDVDEHDEQVGVPAYFQAKPKVARFASVLGLFAYSAFLIFTAVEPFAHGLEELGLQFGIPEFFMIQWIAPLASESPELIVTAYLVNKARSTAAFNALISSKLNQWTLLIGTLVVVYSISLGQYGKLPFDLKQEAEIWLTAAQSFFALTVLVNFQIDVREAVTLLVLFVSQVVVEFAIIRTFPEAVAESHSINLLLAYTAIYLLIGVVLLVKRREDLKRLASLTVRNVRGEPTPEPGGAD